From the genome of Populus alba chromosome 10, ASM523922v2, whole genome shotgun sequence, one region includes:
- the LOC118059395 gene encoding wound-responsive protein GWIN3: MKITKFLGLSFLLFAFAATLFPEGVHAEDPAAVLDFYGREVQAGTPYLIQDLSYEPGNTSNFVVGATINPICNSDVVLSYENDGLPVTFSPVTESTDGVIREGTLITVSFDADTCNMTGVTPMWKIGFNSTGTGYIVTTGGVDQLNQFMITKDKNESSFYQLSYCPKSDPFCECSCVPVGATNDKYLAPKAAVVVDVRFKPELNIYGDKMVSE; this comes from the coding sequence ATGAAGATCACTAAATTTCTAGGGctctctttccttctctttgcCTTCGCAGCAACTTTATTTCCTGAGGGCGTTCATGCCGAAGATCCTGCAGCAGTGCTCGATTTCTACGGTCGTGAGGTGCAAGCTGGTACTCCCTATTTAATCCAAGATCTCTCTTACGAACCGGGTAATACATCAAATTTTGTGGTCGGTGCGACTATCAACCCCATATGCAATTCAGATGTTGTACTTTCCTACGAGAACGACGGCCTCCCAGTAACATTTTCACCAGTTACAGAATCCACCGATGGTGTCATCCGCGAAGGAACTCTTATAACTGTGAGCTTTGATGCAGACACATGTAATATGACAGGCGTGACACCCATGTGGAAGATTGGATTCAATTCAACAGGGACAGGATACATTGTGACCACAGGAGGTGTTGATCAATTGAATCAGTTTATGATCACCAAGGATAAAAATGAGAGTAGTTTTTATCAGCTTTCTTATTGTCCAAAGTCCGATCCCTTTTGTGAATGCTCATGCGTCCCAGTTGGCGCCACCAATGACAAGTACTTGGCTCCCAAAGCCGCCGTTGTCGTTGATGTTAGGTTTAAACCGGAATTAAATATTTATGGTGATAAAATGGTGTCAGAATGA